The Arthrobacter sp. NicSoilC5 genome has a window encoding:
- a CDS encoding LacI family DNA-binding transcriptional regulator, producing MSAEGARRRDVTVADVAKAAQVSKAQAARALGNYGAVSDDVRERVQAAAEALSYRPNELARSMNTGKSHTIGVVVGDIENPHFGLATRGITDTAKKAGYNVILVNTDEDREAEVDAVRVLLDKRVDGLIVAPASSVDTGHLQEVHRSGRPMVFIDRTAGDMPVETMAVDMARISREATRYLLDAGHRRIAFISTLRTNAPYTPGMTLESSQIADRIEGMREAFLEYGLAFPEDLVRLNAGDEDSIRSITREVLRGPDRATAAVASDGLIALSVVEAIQELGLSIPADVSFLMYDDFAWTRLTTPPLTVIAQPVYNMGVAAAKALIRQMEGLPPAAPAQFTATLVRRGSVGPCPATTGKPGREQLAGKPA from the coding sequence ATGAGCGCTGAAGGAGCACGGCGGCGGGACGTCACCGTTGCAGACGTCGCAAAGGCAGCCCAGGTCTCCAAGGCCCAGGCAGCCCGCGCGTTGGGCAATTACGGCGCCGTCAGCGACGACGTCCGCGAGCGCGTCCAGGCCGCGGCGGAGGCCCTTTCCTACCGGCCCAATGAGCTTGCGCGCAGCATGAACACGGGCAAATCGCACACCATCGGCGTGGTGGTGGGTGACATCGAGAACCCCCACTTCGGACTGGCGACCCGGGGCATCACGGACACGGCAAAGAAGGCCGGCTACAACGTCATCCTGGTCAATACGGACGAGGACCGCGAGGCGGAAGTGGACGCAGTGCGGGTGCTGCTGGACAAGCGCGTGGACGGGCTGATCGTCGCTCCTGCGTCCTCGGTGGACACCGGACACCTCCAGGAGGTGCACCGGTCAGGCCGGCCCATGGTCTTCATCGACCGCACTGCCGGGGACATGCCGGTTGAGACCATGGCCGTGGACATGGCACGGATTTCGCGCGAGGCTACGCGGTACCTGCTGGATGCGGGCCACCGCCGGATCGCCTTCATTTCCACGTTGAGGACTAATGCCCCGTACACCCCCGGAATGACGCTGGAGTCCTCACAGATTGCCGACCGTATCGAAGGCATGCGGGAGGCCTTCCTGGAATACGGGCTGGCTTTTCCGGAGGACTTGGTCCGGTTGAACGCGGGCGATGAAGACTCCATCCGCAGCATTACCCGGGAAGTGCTCAGGGGTCCGGACCGGGCCACGGCCGCGGTGGCGTCCGACGGCCTCATCGCCCTCAGCGTGGTGGAAGCGATCCAGGAACTGGGCCTGTCCATTCCAGCGGATGTTTCATTCCTGATGTACGACGACTTTGCGTGGACCAGGCTGACAACCCCGCCCCTCACGGTCATCGCCCAGCCCGTCTACAACATGGGAGTGGCGGCAGCGAAGGCGTTGATCCGGCAAATGGAGGGGCTCCCGCCTGCCGCTCCCGCACAATTCACGGCAACCCTGGTGCGGCGCGGGTCAGTGGGGCCGTGCCCGGCCACCACCGGGAAACCTGGCCGCGAACAGCTGGCGGGAAAGCCAGCCTGA
- a CDS encoding ABC transporter substrate-binding protein — translation MKKKNLRPAGIAAAALAAVLALSGCSSTSAASTTENNPYGLIQPGTIRVASLGDSKPYTFADASGNFTGFDVELFKDVAHRAGVDNVVFTGQDFSGLLAAVANGQFDAGVAAIGITDKRKETVDFSDGYLAGYLTVITTKTSGITSAEGLAGKRLGVVQGTLQEAYAVKNFTSASLVRFPDNNTAIAAVNSGSADAHFLDYEAAKAYEDQHGLVSAADIPSFDAPAGFAVAKGKTAFKEALNKGLAAAMEDGTWKKLYQKWFPGSPMPKQYLPKAEQAASASPAPSK, via the coding sequence GTGAAGAAAAAGAACCTCCGCCCGGCCGGAATCGCCGCCGCAGCACTGGCTGCGGTCCTGGCGCTCTCCGGCTGCAGCTCCACCTCCGCCGCTTCCACCACTGAGAACAACCCTTACGGCCTGATCCAGCCGGGCACCATCCGCGTGGCCAGCCTGGGCGACTCCAAGCCGTACACCTTCGCCGACGCGTCCGGTAATTTCACCGGCTTCGACGTCGAACTGTTCAAGGATGTGGCCCACCGGGCCGGTGTGGACAACGTGGTCTTCACCGGACAGGACTTTTCCGGCCTCCTGGCCGCAGTGGCCAACGGGCAGTTCGACGCCGGTGTGGCCGCGATCGGCATCACGGACAAGCGGAAGGAAACCGTGGACTTCTCGGACGGCTACCTGGCCGGTTACCTGACGGTGATCACCACCAAGACGTCGGGCATCACAAGCGCTGAGGGCCTGGCCGGCAAGCGCCTGGGTGTGGTCCAGGGAACCCTGCAGGAAGCGTACGCCGTCAAGAACTTCACCTCGGCCAGCCTGGTCCGCTTCCCGGACAACAACACCGCCATCGCGGCCGTGAACAGCGGCAGCGCGGACGCCCACTTCCTGGATTACGAGGCAGCGAAGGCCTACGAGGACCAGCACGGCCTGGTCAGCGCCGCGGACATCCCGTCCTTCGACGCTCCGGCCGGGTTCGCCGTCGCCAAGGGCAAGACCGCCTTCAAGGAAGCCCTGAACAAGGGCTTGGCCGCCGCCATGGAGGACGGCACCTGGAAGAAGCTCTACCAGAAATGGTTCCCGGGCTCCCCGATGCCCAAGCAGTACCTGCCCAAGGCCGAACAGGCCGCCTCCGCCTCACCCGCGCCCAGCAAGTAG